A genome region from Piliocolobus tephrosceles isolate RC106 chromosome 8, ASM277652v3, whole genome shotgun sequence includes the following:
- the FOXL3 gene encoding forkhead box L1-like: MFDSSQYPYNCFNYDADDYPAGSSDDDKRLTRPAYSYIALIAMAIQQSPAGRVTLSGIYDFIMRKFPYYRANQRAWQNSIRHNLSLNSCFVKVPRSEGHEKGKGNYWTFAGGCESLLDLFENGNYRRRRRRRGPKREGLRGPRAGGAQGPAGPPEPAAGQGSLAPDSAGEGAPGRDPHATPASPAPPGKEQPRDLKFSIDYILSSPDPFPGLKPPCLAQEGRYARLENVGLHFWTM, encoded by the exons ATGTTTGACAGCTCGCAGTATCCCTACAACTGCTTCAATTACGACGCCGACGACTACCCCGCCGGCAGCTCCGACGACGACAAGAGGCTCACGCGGCCCGCGTACAG CTACATCGCCTTGATCGCCATGGCCATTCAACAGAGCCCCGCGGGGAGGGTGACCCTGTCCGGCATCTACGACTTCATCATGCGCAAGTTCCCCTATTACCGCGCCAACCAGCGCGCCTGGCAGAACTCCATCCGCCACAACCTGTCCCTCAACAGCTGCTTCGTCAAG GTGCCGCGGTCCGAGGGCCACGAGAAGGGCAAAGGCAACTATTGGACTTTCGCGGGCGGCTGCGAGTCGCTGCTGGACCTCTTCGAGAACGGCAACTACAGGCGGCGGCGACGGCGGCGCGGCCCCAAGCGCGAGGGGCTGAGGGGTCCGCGTGCGGGAGGCGCCCAGGGGCCCGCGGGTCCGCCTGAGCCGGCCGCTGGGCAAGGGTCCCTGGCCCCGGACAGCGCTGGCGAGGGCGCCCCGGGACGGGACCCCCATGCCACCCCCGCCAGCCCCGCCCCTCCAGGGAAGGAGCAGCCTCGGGACCTCAAGTTCAGCATCGACTACATCCTGTCCTCCCCAGACCCCTTCCCCGGACTCAAGCCGCCCTGCCTCGCACAGGAGGGCAGATACGCGCGGCTGGAGAACGTGGGTCTCCACTTTTGGACCATGTGA